The Celeribacter baekdonensis genomic interval AACTTGTCGCCGCCGCCGATATCGACCTGCGCGATGTGGTGGATGAGTACACTGCGCTCCACAGTTTGGCTGATTTCGTATCTGGGATGACGGATCGGTATGCTGTTCGGGTCCATGCGATGATTGCCGGGCAAATGGGGTAAGGCAGAAGGTCGTTCCCTATTGCCATTCCCCCCGTTTCCCCCCATAGAAACAGGCTCATTCTCAACCTGCGCAGGCCTTCCATGACCGAGCTGAAAAACATCCGTAACTTCTCCATCGTCGCTCATATCGACCACGGGAAATCGACCCTTGCTGACCGGCTGATCCAGTCCACTCACACCGTGGCGGACCGGGATATGAAGGCGCAGATGTTGGACAGTATGGACATCGAACGCGAACGTGGGATCACGATCAAGGCCAACTCGGTGCGGATCGAATACACGGCCAAAGATGGTGAGTTGTATATTCTCAACCTGATCGACACCCCCGGTCACGTCGATTTCGCCTACGAAGTGTCGCGCTCGATGCAGGCCGTTGAGGGGTCTTTGCTGGTCGTGGATGCCACCCAGGGCGTTGAGGCGCAAACCTTGGCCAATGTGTATCAAGCCATTGATGCGGATCACGAAATTGTCCCGGTGTTGAACAAAATCGACCTGCCCGCCGCCGAGCCTGAACGCGTGTGTGAACAGATTGAGGATGTGATCGGCATTGATGCCTCGCAAGCCATCGAGATTTCCGCCAAGACCGGCATCGGCATCCCCGACGTTTTGGAAGCCATCGTCACCCGTCTGCCCGCGCCCAAAGGCACCCGCGATGCGCCGCTCAAGGCGATGCTGGTGGACAGTTGGTATGACGCCTACCTCGGCGTTGTGGTTCTGATCCGCGTCATCGACGGCGTGATCAAAAAGGGCGACAAGATCAAGATGATGAAGACCGGTGCCGCGTATGGCGTCGATAAACTCTCGGTGCTCAAACCGCAGATGGTCGATATTGCCGAACTGGGGCCGGGCGAGATCGGCATTTTCACCGCCTCAATCAAACAGGTTCGCGACACCAAGGTCGGCGACACAATTACGCATGAGAAAAAACCCTGTGCCACCGCGCTTCCGGGCTTTAAACCCTCGATCCCCGTTGTGTTCTGTGGCCTGTTCCCGGTCGATGCCAATGACTTTGACGACCTGCGCAATGCGATTGAGAAACTGCAACTCAACGATGCGTCTTTCTCGTCCGAGATGGAAACCTCTGCCGCTTTGGGCTTTGGCTTCCGTTGTGGCTTCCTCGGCCTTTTGCACCTCGAAGTGATCCGTGACCGGCTTGAGCGCGAATATGACATCAACCTGATCACCACCGCGCCCTCGGTGATCTACAAATTGCACATGCGCGATGGCTCGATCCTTGAGCTGCACAACCCCGCCGATATGCCCGATCTGACCTATCTTGATCACATCGAAGAGCCGCGGATCAAAGCGACGATCATGGTGCCGGACGAGTATCTGGGCGATGTATTGAAACTCTGCCAAGACCGTCGTGGCATCCAAATGGACCTGACCTACGCGGGTTCGCGCGCCATGGTCGTCTATGACCTGCCGCTCAACGAGGTGGTGTTTGATTTCTATGACCGCCTGAAATCCATCACCAAAGGCTATGCGTCTTTTGACTATCAAATGATGGGCTACCGCGAGGACAACCTTGTCAAAATGTCGATCCTTGTGAACGACGAACCGGTGGATGCGCTGTCCACCATGGTCCACCGCGACCGCGCCGATGCCCGCGGCCGCGCCATGTGTGAGAAACTCAAAGACCTGATCCCGCGCCACATGTTCAAAATCCCGATCCAAGCGGCCATCGGCGGCAAAGTCATCGCCCGCGAAACCCTCTCCGCAATGCGCAAAGACGTGACCGCAAAATGTTACGGCGGCGACGCGACCCGGAAGAAGAAACTGTTGGAGAAGCAGAAGGCCGGTAAGAAGAAGATGCGTCAGTTTGGGAAAGTCGAGATTCCTCAGGAAGCGTTTATTAATGCGTTGAAGATGGACGACTAAGTCACGCTTTGTGCTTTTTGAGACCTGGGACAGCGCCGGACAGCGCCAGTGTGGCGGCAGTGATTGTAAAGCCAATCGCGTCCCCTCTCCGTGGAGCTTGGGCGTTGGGGGGCTCCCGCCGATGCCCATGTTGGGACGTTCGTTGGTGTAGGTCCATAGCCATTCGGGGGCGATCTACTGCAGCTCCTCGACGGTTTCAAAGATGTAGAGGTCCAGCCATTTGTGACTGGCCGTTCGGTTATCGCGCTCGATATAAGCGTTTTGCTGCGGCTTATCGGGCTGGATGTAGGTCAGGGCGATGCTCTGCTTTTCGGCCCAGGTCATCAGCGTCGCCCATCAGGGCCAGTGGTTAAAACCGCGCAAACAGGCCGGACCCATGACTGCTTCTGACAAATGCACAAATCAGATCAAAAATGTCTTGCTATGAAGGAGACATCCACACAGGACATCCGCTCGCGACTGCGGGATGGGTAACCTATGCAGATCATACGCGTCTTTGCACCGTCGCCGCTGCCACGCTGAGCTCCTCGGGCGCGGGGCGACAAATCAGTGATGGTCCCCTCAGAGATCAACTTAAGATGTCCGGCCTGTCTGAGGCGCTGCTGATTGGCGCAACGGTAAGTTTCAGCAAAGCGGTATTTCATTGACGCGTTCGCTGGCCAAGGAGCGACCAGGACGTCCGTGTCCTGCTGTTGAGGAAACAGGTGGCGCGCGCATTTGGCAGCCCGATGCTGTCTTTTCCTGGCGGGCGGGCCTTGGAACTGGCCCATGCGCCGGATGGAGAGAGCGTCACATTTGTGGCACATTGCAGGAGTGCCGCGCGAATGGGGTCGTACAGAACGGCGGGGACATCGCCCTGAATGATCGGTTCCAAACCGGCGATGGGCGCTCCCGCCTTTGACAGCAGCTGCGCAGAGGTTGGACGCCAAGGACTCACGGACTTGCCAATCATAGGGTATTTGCGCTTGATGGGTCGAAGCGATTTAAGTTGGACATGGGATACAAGGGTGATGACGCAATCCATTCGGCGGGATGATCTTCTTACGGGAGCGCGTATCCTTGTCGTGGATGACGAACCCGGCATGCGACATTTCCTAGTTAAGATGCTCTCGCCGCTTTGCCGGGCCGTGGATGAAGCACCCGACGCGGCTACGGCAGAGCGTCTGCTCTCCGTTCACCAATATGACATCATGGTGCTGGATAATATCATGCCCGGTCAAAAGGGCCTCGACTGGCTGCACGCGCGGCGCGAAAGCGGCGGCTTTACCGACACGATCATGATCACCGCCTATGCCGACCTTCATACCGCAATCGAGGCATTGCGCGCGGGCGTGTCCGATTTTCTGATCAAGCCCTTCCGCTCGACCCAGATCCTGAACGCGCTACAGCGCTGCCTTCAAATGGCGGCCTTACGGCGCGAAAACTTCCTGCTTCGACGCGAGCTTGAAACGACGGCGCAGGGCACACGACGACGGGAGTTGATCGGATCCTCGGTGATCATCACTGAGGCACGGCGCCTGCTGGAACGGGTTGCCCCCCTGTCGACTCCAGTTTTGATCACGGGGCCGTCTGGGTCCGGCAAGGAAGTTGCCGCGCGCCACATCCACGACCATTCAGGACGAGGAACCGCCCCCTTCGTCGCGATTCAGTGCGGCGCGATCCCCGAGGACATGATCGAGTTCGAGCTGTTCGGCCACACGGCGGGCGCCTTTCCGGGGGCGCAATCCGGGCGCGAGGGGCTGTTGGCCTCGGCCTCTGGCGGGACTGTGTTTCTGGATGATGTCAGTGAGTTGGCGTCCAATGCGCAGACGGCTCTCTTGCGGGTGCTCGAGGATGGGGTGATCCGCCCGGTTGGCACGGAGCGCGATGTGCAACTCGACCTGCGTTTTGTGATTGCCTCCAGCAAAGCGCTAGACGAGGCCGTACGTGAGGGCCGGTTCCGTGAGGACCTTCTGTTCCGTCTCAACGTGGTCGAAATTGAGATGCCTCCGCTCATGGATCGAGGAACCGACGTTCTTGATCTTGCAGACCTGTTTCAAGCAGAGATATCCGCCGCACTGAACCTGCCGCGGCTTGACATGCCGTCGGTCGTCCGGTCGGCCATGCTGCGCTACGACTGGCCCGGCAATATCCGTGAGTTGCACAATTTCGTGGAGCGGGCGCTGATCTTTGGCCGGTTCCCCGTTGAAACCTTGAGTGAAACCAGCCCGACCCAAGACATCACCCCGCTGGAGGTCACCGAGAAGCGCGAGATCCTGCGTGCACTGGAGGCCCTGAACGGCAACCGGACCGAGGCGGCCCGGCGGCTGTGTGTGTCGCGCAAGACAATTGACCGCAAATGCGCGGCTTGGGGTCTGTGACAGTGTCACGGCTGGGGGCCTTTCTCGGTTCGGTGCGTGTCCGGCTTCTGGTCATCGCGCTCATGCCGATGCTGGTCCTTCTGCCGGTATTCTTGGGTGGCACCATGTGGCGCTGGTCGAACAAGGTTGACGATATCCTTGTCAATAAGGTCACGGGTGACCTGACGATCGCTGACCAATATCTTGCCCGCCTGGCCGAATTGTCGGGCGAACGGATTGACGCTGTCGCACGCTCCGTCGCCCTGCAGGATGCGCTTGGTACCGGGGATTCCACGACCTTCCTCAGGGGTGAGCGGGAACTTCTGGGCCTCGATTTCCTGCGGATTGAGATGGCCACACCCGAGGCGCGGCGCTGGCCAGTCATCGCGACGGCGCTGACCGGACGCCTGCACAGCGCTGTGGATGTGCTTGCGGCCGACGATCTGGAGGCCCTTTCGCCGGGCTTGGCCGAACAGGCCGAGATCCCGCTTGTCCCCACCCGTGCCGCGGTGCCGACTGACCGCACCGTCGAAACGCGCGGCATGATCATCCATTCCGCCGCCCCGCTGACGTTACCCGATGGACGTTCCGCAGCGCTGGTTGGCGGGGTCCTGCTGAACCGCAATCTCGATTTTATCGACACGATCAATGCCCTTGTCTACCGCGAACAGAGCCTACCTGAGGGCAGTCAGGGGACTGCGACACTGTTTCTTGAGGATGTGCGCGTGTCGACCAACGTGCGCCTATTCGAGAATGTCCGCGCCTTGGGTACCCGCGTCTCCGCCGAGGTGCGGACTCAGGTGCTGGACGAGGGCAGTGTGTGGCACGACCGTGCCTTTGTCGTCAACGATTGGTACATCTCGGCCTATGAACCGATCCATGACAGCTTCGGCGAACGGGTAGGGATGCTTTATGTCGGTTTTCTCGAGACCCCGTTCCGCAATGCCAAGCGCAGCTCGGTTCTGATCCTTGGCGGGGCGTTCGTGCTGATCGCGCTGGCCTCGGTCCCGGTCTTCCTCCGATGGGCCGGGCATATCTTTCGCCCGCTTGAGGCGATGACACGGACGATTGCGCGGGTCGAAGCGGGGGATCTTGCCGCGCGCAACAACCCGCGCGATGACGGCGACGAGATCGCCCAGGTTGCGGGGCATCTGGACAATTTGCTGGACCGGCTTCAGGCCCGCGACCGGGAGTTGCGCGACTGGGCCGAAAGCCTTGAGGTCCGCGTCGCCGAGCGCACCAGTGATCTTCAGGCCGCCAACCAGCGGCTGGAACGCACGACCGAACGCCTGATCATTTCCGAGAAACTGGCTGCAGTGGGCGAGATCACCGCTTCCGTTGCCCATGAAATCAACAACCCCGTGGCGGTGATCCAGGGGAACCTCGATCTGGCCCGCAGCATGCTAGGCGCCGAGGTCGGCAAGGTCGAAGAGGAATTCCGCCTGATCGACGATCAGGTCTATCGCATCGGCGTCATCGTCTCGAAGCTGCTGCAATTCGCCCGGCCTGAGGAGTATTCAGGTGCACACAACCTGATCGCTCCCAGCGAGGTTGTCCGCGACTGCCTTGTGCTGACGCGCAACCAGATCGAGGTGGCGGGGATCACCTGCTTCCCCGCCTTTGACAGCACGGCGTCGGTCAGCATGTCACGCACCGAATTGCAGCAGGTCGTCGTCAACCTGATCCTCAATGCAGTTCACGCCATGCCCGACGGCGGCAGCCTGACCATTGCCACCGAAGACCGCGACGCCTGCGCCGTGATTGTCGTCGCCGATACCGGCACCGGCATTGCGCCCGAGGTCCTGCCACGCATCTTCGATCCGTTTTTCACCACCAAGCAAGCGCAGGGCACGGGGCTGGGTTTGTCGATCTCGCAACAGATCGTCACGCAGGCTCGCGGGCGGATCAGCGCCACTTCGATCCCCGGCAAGGGCAGCCGGTTCGAGGTTTTTCTGCCGATCGCCGAAAACGCCTGATCTGGACAATTTGACCCGGTTTGACCCCTGGAATAGCAATCGGTCGGACAAAATGTCCCATTTCGGCTCTGTCAACGGGGTGTTTGTGGTCAAAATGACAATCTAAGCCATTGTTTTATTTATATATTTTCTTGACTTTGTAAGTGTCTGTGCTCCTTTCTGCGCCATGGCATGTCGTCGCATGCCGCTCATCGGGTTCGCGGTAGGAGGCCGCCGCCCGGATCGAAAAGGGAGGTTACATCAATGAAAAACGCATCTGGTGGTGCGCTGGGGTTCCTGCATAAGAGCCACATCGTCGCCGAGCCCGGTTTCAACCGCTGGCGGGTCCCGCCTGCGTCCATCGCGATCCACCTGTGCATCGGGTCGGTCTATGCCTGGTCCGTCTTTAATCAACCGCTGACCCGCGAACTGGGCGTCGTTACGTCCAGCGCCGATGACTGGAGCCTCAGCTCGGTTGTCTGGATCTTCTCTGTTGCCATCGTTTTCCTTGGCCTCTCCGCGGCCTTCGCGGGCAAGTGGCTTGAGGACGTGGGTCCGCGCATGGTCGGCGTCGTCGCTGCATTTCTCTGGGGCGGCGGGTTCATCATCGGCTCCTTCGGAATATCAAGCCACCAGCTTTGGCTGATCTATCTTGGCTATGGGGTGCTGGGCGGCTGCGGGCTCGGCCTTGGCTATGTCTCGCCCGTATCGACGCTGCTCCGCTGGTTCCCGGACCGGCGTGGCATGGCGACCGGGATGGCCATCATGGGCTTCGGCGGTGGCGCGATGATCGCCGCTCCGGTCAAGGGCTGGCTGTTGAGCCTCTATGCTAAGGCGCCCGACTTTCTTGGGGGCAGGG includes:
- the lepA gene encoding translation elongation factor 4, translating into MTELKNIRNFSIVAHIDHGKSTLADRLIQSTHTVADRDMKAQMLDSMDIERERGITIKANSVRIEYTAKDGELYILNLIDTPGHVDFAYEVSRSMQAVEGSLLVVDATQGVEAQTLANVYQAIDADHEIVPVLNKIDLPAAEPERVCEQIEDVIGIDASQAIEISAKTGIGIPDVLEAIVTRLPAPKGTRDAPLKAMLVDSWYDAYLGVVVLIRVIDGVIKKGDKIKMMKTGAAYGVDKLSVLKPQMVDIAELGPGEIGIFTASIKQVRDTKVGDTITHEKKPCATALPGFKPSIPVVFCGLFPVDANDFDDLRNAIEKLQLNDASFSSEMETSAALGFGFRCGFLGLLHLEVIRDRLEREYDINLITTAPSVIYKLHMRDGSILELHNPADMPDLTYLDHIEEPRIKATIMVPDEYLGDVLKLCQDRRGIQMDLTYAGSRAMVVYDLPLNEVVFDFYDRLKSITKGYASFDYQMMGYREDNLVKMSILVNDEPVDALSTMVHRDRADARGRAMCEKLKDLIPRHMFKIPIQAAIGGKVIARETLSAMRKDVTAKCYGGDATRKKKLLEKQKAGKKKMRQFGKVEIPQEAFINALKMDD
- a CDS encoding sigma-54-dependent transcriptional regulator, which produces MTQSIRRDDLLTGARILVVDDEPGMRHFLVKMLSPLCRAVDEAPDAATAERLLSVHQYDIMVLDNIMPGQKGLDWLHARRESGGFTDTIMITAYADLHTAIEALRAGVSDFLIKPFRSTQILNALQRCLQMAALRRENFLLRRELETTAQGTRRRELIGSSVIITEARRLLERVAPLSTPVLITGPSGSGKEVAARHIHDHSGRGTAPFVAIQCGAIPEDMIEFELFGHTAGAFPGAQSGREGLLASASGGTVFLDDVSELASNAQTALLRVLEDGVIRPVGTERDVQLDLRFVIASSKALDEAVREGRFREDLLFRLNVVEIEMPPLMDRGTDVLDLADLFQAEISAALNLPRLDMPSVVRSAMLRYDWPGNIRELHNFVERALIFGRFPVETLSETSPTQDITPLEVTEKREILRALEALNGNRTEAARRLCVSRKTIDRKCAAWGL
- a CDS encoding sensor histidine kinase — protein: MPMLVLLPVFLGGTMWRWSNKVDDILVNKVTGDLTIADQYLARLAELSGERIDAVARSVALQDALGTGDSTTFLRGERELLGLDFLRIEMATPEARRWPVIATALTGRLHSAVDVLAADDLEALSPGLAEQAEIPLVPTRAAVPTDRTVETRGMIIHSAAPLTLPDGRSAALVGGVLLNRNLDFIDTINALVYREQSLPEGSQGTATLFLEDVRVSTNVRLFENVRALGTRVSAEVRTQVLDEGSVWHDRAFVVNDWYISAYEPIHDSFGERVGMLYVGFLETPFRNAKRSSVLILGGAFVLIALASVPVFLRWAGHIFRPLEAMTRTIARVEAGDLAARNNPRDDGDEIAQVAGHLDNLLDRLQARDRELRDWAESLEVRVAERTSDLQAANQRLERTTERLIISEKLAAVGEITASVAHEINNPVAVIQGNLDLARSMLGAEVGKVEEEFRLIDDQVYRIGVIVSKLLQFARPEEYSGAHNLIAPSEVVRDCLVLTRNQIEVAGITCFPAFDSTASVSMSRTELQQVVVNLILNAVHAMPDGGSLTIATEDRDACAVIVVADTGTGIAPEVLPRIFDPFFTTKQAQGTGLGLSISQQIVTQARGRISATSIPGKGSRFEVFLPIAENA
- a CDS encoding MFS transporter; translation: MKNASGGALGFLHKSHIVAEPGFNRWRVPPASIAIHLCIGSVYAWSVFNQPLTRELGVVTSSADDWSLSSVVWIFSVAIVFLGLSAAFAGKWLEDVGPRMVGVVAAFLWGGGFIIGSFGISSHQLWLIYLGYGVLGGCGLGLGYVSPVSTLLRWFPDRRGMATGMAIMGFGGGAMIAAPVKGWLLSLYAKAPDFLGGRAP